From a single Calothrix sp. NIES-2098 genomic region:
- a CDS encoding Crp/Fnr family transcriptional regulator, which produces MEDRYSLQTPTNPWMISAPFFQGLPELVVEPALTHLVTRTHPANQVILLENDWGGSVYFIVEGWVKIRTYNLEGKEVTLNILGKGELFGEMAALDEVPRSTDVITLTPTVIGSMPSQDFVKLLQTEPMAGMRLAQLMARRLRQVNRRLRLRESDSQSRVADTLLFLAEGQGKKAQTGGTEIPNLPHRELSSLSGLARETVTRVLTRLEKKGLIRRDQDMIHIPDLSALERMIV; this is translated from the coding sequence ATGGAAGACCGATATAGCCTACAGACACCTACAAATCCCTGGATGATCTCGGCTCCCTTTTTTCAGGGATTGCCAGAATTGGTTGTGGAACCAGCCCTCACCCATCTTGTCACCCGTACACACCCGGCTAATCAGGTAATTCTACTGGAAAATGACTGGGGTGGTTCGGTATATTTTATTGTCGAAGGATGGGTCAAAATTCGCACCTACAACCTAGAAGGGAAAGAGGTGACGTTGAATATTCTAGGCAAGGGAGAATTGTTTGGTGAAATGGCGGCGCTAGATGAAGTACCGCGCTCTACCGATGTAATTACGCTAACGCCCACAGTGATTGGCAGTATGCCGTCTCAAGATTTTGTCAAGTTACTTCAGACAGAACCAATGGCAGGAATGCGATTGGCACAACTGATGGCGCGACGCTTGCGACAAGTCAATCGCAGACTGCGCCTACGAGAATCTGATAGTCAGTCGCGGGTGGCAGATACTTTGCTATTTTTGGCAGAAGGACAGGGAAAAAAGGCGCAGACAGGAGGAACAGAAATTCCCAATTTACCGCACCGGGAATTGAGCAGTTTAAGTGGACTGGCACGGGAAACAGTAACACGAGTGTTGACAAGGCTAGAAAAAAAAGGGTTGATTAGACGAGATCAGGATATGATTCATATTCCTGATTTGTCAGCCTTGGAAAGAATGATCGTTTAA
- a CDS encoding nicotinate-nucleotide-dimethylbenzimidazole phosphoribosyltransferase, which yields MINIYTQIAQGEAWIAKYRDRLPVFACILGFTETGLIPGISAAGLTPEDRKYTACADAEFLYYGAEHQPKYPLPPLTAGASPVLISRAVVEALKIPVYLFNAGLPQPPAVPAINLGGFPAKCLSQGNAMELATVHHLLEQGLLWGSQLAANSQQGYVIFSECVVGGTTTALAILTGLGIPAEGKVNSSHPVCNHEQKWELVQAGLEKTFSRTPASVDPLQLVAAVGDPMQVVVAGMAIAASRSCGVLLAGGTQMLAVYALMNAIAQTYTLAWQPEEVVVGTTRWVAEDPTGATVELALSLGKEDIIKGGKTPPLLATELSFTDSRYPQLQAYEQGFVKEGMGAGGAAIAAHLSLDWQQNQLLEAIEKQLERLSRFNNQ from the coding sequence ATGATTAATATTTATACTCAAATAGCACAGGGTGAAGCTTGGATTGCTAAGTACCGCGATCGCTTACCTGTGTTTGCCTGTATTTTAGGATTTACTGAAACTGGGTTAATTCCGGGGATTTCTGCGGCTGGGCTGACTCCGGAGGATCGGAAGTATACAGCTTGTGCGGATGCTGAATTTTTATACTACGGTGCAGAACATCAGCCCAAGTATCCTCTTCCACCACTGACTGCGGGGGCTTCACCCGTACTAATTTCTCGTGCGGTAGTGGAGGCGCTGAAAATTCCTGTTTATTTATTTAATGCTGGTTTACCCCAACCCCCAGCAGTACCCGCTATTAATTTAGGGGGATTTCCCGCTAAATGTTTAAGCCAAGGTAACGCGATGGAACTAGCAACAGTACACCACTTGCTAGAACAAGGGCTACTTTGGGGTTCTCAGTTAGCTGCTAATAGCCAACAAGGGTATGTAATTTTCAGCGAGTGTGTAGTTGGCGGTACTACTACTGCTTTGGCAATTTTAACTGGCTTGGGAATACCAGCTGAGGGGAAAGTTAACAGCAGTCATCCTGTTTGTAACCACGAACAAAAATGGGAATTGGTACAAGCAGGTTTAGAAAAGACTTTTTCTCGCACCCCTGCTTCTGTAGATCCTCTCCAACTTGTCGCCGCAGTGGGCGATCCAATGCAGGTGGTAGTAGCGGGAATGGCGATCGCAGCTAGTCGTAGTTGTGGTGTGTTGCTGGCTGGTGGGACGCAAATGTTAGCAGTATATGCACTGATGAATGCGATCGCTCAAACTTACACTTTAGCTTGGCAACCCGAAGAAGTAGTGGTAGGTACAACTCGCTGGGTAGCCGAAGATCCAACTGGGGCTACGGTAGAATTAGCCCTCAGCTTAGGTAAAGAAGACATAATTAAGGGCGGGAAAACCCCACCCTTACTAGCAACTGAACTAAGTTTTACTGATTCTCGTTATCCCCAACTCCAAGCTTACGAGCAGGGATTTGTGAAAGAAGGCATGGGTGCTGGAGGAGCTGCGATCGCTGCCCATCTGAGTTTAGATTGGCAACAAAACCAACTTTTGGAAGCCATTGAAAAACAACTTGAGCGATTGAGCAGATTCAATAACCAATAG